In Ptiloglossa arizonensis isolate GNS036 chromosome 6, iyPtiAriz1_principal, whole genome shotgun sequence, a single window of DNA contains:
- the Not1 gene encoding CCR4-NOT transcription complex subunit 1 isoform X2 → MNLDSLSFTLSQISYLVANLNKKNFRDSCQEISILVQWKGLEADRHLLRSLLSYIDFSTGEPPELSAKDYFQVQLLKQECTNLLSKPSFISNLCFAIDHPFRQQKTLNPSPKFFLRLKKVLGLTLVQEVALAVALLHSENTDIRILALEHVQKQLPELIKNYINSETSNKHHEEGLHDSLPEVLHLILSQAFHSANQFGLSSEAKEKFLKNLRRDFPRELVPVVLAPLLYPDNGETPQAKIELNMAVNQMDGNSLVELIMELGYGFTINVEECRSALAGLGAREISPACAARVLAHMARSCNNLDDAGGLQSFWGNSGAAQDANKEKSADNATPSTWNVEVFIQALKEIQSTLSWNDVIVKLDHAEFVIKDRQGLNLLITGLRLGLQHQGYPPDMFPVELFYRHWDNVEGQFSLVQQILKCPDIFCFADYPYHSVTVDVLKAAPESDSKEAQTWRSLNVVELLLHMAERGLYGAVQEIFKWPIQHCPDVLVLALLQINAPIAILRQELLSTLMPIFLGNHPNSAVILHHAWHGNTVKIKSIIMHAMAEWYIRGDHDQTRLSRILDVAQDLKALTHLLTAQSYPFVIDLACLASRREYLKLEKWLTDKIREQGEVFVTACVKFLQRRCPQVMGPGIKEDLTVPKASQLPQETLTTMLACLQVCAGSVSQECSEAIMTMVQNCSLMLSKTTMSRPPPPGVLRHRALEPFNPATLGGQLFSSKQVDPLGNLSSSLASMGLGSSLGPPSSSAFNLPGALGPLVSAPGSPSRLMGPSQSPFPMLPLSSQLHSGPVGTQGPTVLPGSTTIGGLGRLGPPTGIEKARIPETSNLFPDMAQNVSKEIEDEANSYFQRIYNHPPHPTLSIDEVLDMLKKFQDSGSKREREVFNCMLRNLFEEYRFFPQYPDKELQITAQLFGGIIERGLVNSYMTLGLALRFVLDALRKPEGSKMYYFGITALDRFKSRLKDYQTYCEHVRAIQHFSEFPPHLIEYIEYGLQGQEPPTRPQGPVLPKTLAAMLAPVTTPYKTITTTTITTSTTQAKSSTTPTTSLSARPSIANATNIDTLLVATDKEEKITTPPEALQDKTAFIFNNLSQLNLQQKCDEVREIVTEEYWPWMAQYLVMKRASIELNFHALYSNFLDCLKLPEVNKLVTRETFRNIKVLLRSDKGIANFSDRSLLKNLGHWLGMLTLGRNKPILQIDIDLKSLLVEAYHKGQQELLYVVPFLAKVLESCAKSRVFRPPNPWTMAIMSVLAELHQEPDLKLNLKFEIEVLCKNLSIDVGELKPALYLKDPEKLRNLEYQLSHPNKKSEAKNNQQQTQGPIEELVGPTTTGTIVPQAAPANTTPSLPTGPPEPRFNYMDISVTGIANISQHITINNQLPLFQTHPHLKQFVRQAVERAIQEWIHPVVDRSIKIALTTSEQIVKKDFALDPEEVRMRTAARHMVRNLTAGMAMITCRDQVLASISTNLKQAFLTALMGTTPQQKELAEQAANVVATDNMELACAFVQKTAIEKAIPEMDKRLLNEIELRKIARQEGRRYCDPLAKYQAERMPEQIRLKVGGVTPQQMAVYEEFARNIPGFLPLSERDTQALLMPKPVTEPAVTAFAANPAVAVATAQQVAAYAAAVSNDEVGAMLEKLAAEVEVLLAGMGPAAPPPQHAALHSLLESIILTRRSRDAGAAMTLLKKAVEGLLDGPTISSGVIDSEIILRYRELHLRILKCLQDPRAYGMQWTNKHVTRCLTECREEFRYNFDAVDYLIRSHLISLPQYDLSLAQAIDSGNAMATAFAMQLVQLYLIDERQTTHVTESDLFHTIEILARMAHHRAPPEGILLFRLTSLIESLRANHDPGVLADREPAGPTAHIHSGILQARDFDDPPGLMEKTEYLLREWVSMHHNPTHARDPTKAFGMFVHQMNVHGILKTDDHITRFFKLSTQMCVDMCYRALAETNSAPSIVRAKCFHSLDAFVRLVALLVKHSGDSTNTHTKINLLNKVLGIVAGVLLQDHEIRGTDFQQLPYHRIFIMLFLELCAPEPVLEAVNYQVLTAFCHTLHILRPAKASGFCYAWLELVSHRVFIGRMLAITPQQKCWGMYAQLLIDLFKYLAPYLRNAELAKPVTLLYKGTLRVLLVLLHDFPEFLCDYHYGFCDVIPPNCIQMRNLILSAFPRNMRLPDPFTPNLKVDMLQEIAHAPRVLTNFASMIQPLSFKKELDSYLKARAPVTFLSELRSNLQVSQEAGVRYNIQLMNALVLYVGTQAIAFIRSKGHTPNMSTIAHSAHMDIFQNLAVDLDTEGRYLFLNAIANQLRYPNSHTHYFSCTLLYLFAEANTEAIQEQITRVLLERLIVNRPHPWGLLITFIELIKNPTYKFWTHEFVHCAPEIEKLFESVARSCMVQKQVQPTPEPEIPE, encoded by the exons ATGAACCTGGACTCGTTGTCTTTTACTTTGTCACAAATCAGTTATTTGGTTGCGaatttaaataagaaaaattttcgGGACAGCTGCCAAGAAATATCAATT CTGGTGCAGTGGAAGGGTCTGGAGGCAGACAGACACTTGCTGCGCTCTTTGCTCTCGTACATCGACTTTTCAACAGGAGAGCCACCAGAATTAAGTGCGAAAGATTATTTTCAAGTGCAGCTTCTGAAGCAAGAGTGTACTAATCTTCTTAGCAAaccttcttttatttctaatcTGTGCTTTGCTATAGACCATCCATTTCGTCAACAAAag ACTTTGAACCCATCGCCAAAGttttttttacgtttaaaaaaagtACTTGGTTTAACTCTGGTACAAGAAGTTGCTCTCGCAGTTGCATTGCTGCATTCTGAGAATACTGATATTCGTATATTAGCTCTAGAGCACGTACAAAAGCAGCTACCtgaattgataaaaaattatattaattctgAGACGAGCAATAAACATCACGAGGAAGGTTTGCACGATTCATTGCCTGAAGTTCTTCATCTTATATTATCACAGGCTTTTCACTCAGCCAATCAATTTGGCCTTTCATCGGaagcaaaagaaaaatttctcaaGAATTTAAGGCGCGATTTTCCCCGTGAGCTGGTACCAGTGGTGCTAGCACCACTCTTGTATCCAGACAACGGGGAAACTCCGCAAGCCAAAATTGAATTAAACATGGCTGTCAATCAAatg GATGGGAATTCTCTAGTAGAATTGATTATGGAATTAGGTTATGGATTTACTATTAATGTCGAAGAATGCCGATCAGCCTTAGCTGGCCTAGGTGCTCGAGAAATATCTCCTGCATGTGCTGCAAGAGTTTTAGCTCATATGGCACGTAGTTGTAATAACCTTGATGATGCTGGAGGTTTACAATCATTTTGGGGTAATTCAGGAGCTGCACAAGATGCAAACAAAGAAAAGTCAGCTGATAACGCAACTCCAAGTACATGGAATGTTGAAGTCTTTATTCAAGCTTTAAAAGAAATT CAATCTACGCTGTCTTGGAATGATGTGATAGTTAAGTTGGACCATGCAGAATTTGTTATTAAAGACAGACAAGGATTGAATTTGCTGATCACGGGTTTAAGGCTAGGATTACAGCATCAAGGATATCCACCAGATATGTTTCCTGTGGAACTTTTTTATCGACATTGGGACAATGTAGAAGGACAATTCTCTTTAGTACAACAAATTCTGAAGTGTCCAGATATATTTTGCTTTGCTGATTATCCATATCATTCTGTGACTGTTGATGTGTTAAAAGCAGCACCAGAAAGTGACAGTAAAGAAGCGCAAACGTGGAGATCCTTAAATGTAGTTGAATTGCTCCTACACATGGCAGAAAGAGGACTGTATGGGGCAGTTCAAGAAATATTCAAATGGCCCATTCAACACTGCCCTGATGTTCTTGTATTAGCATTATTACAAATTAATGCTCCTATTGCTATATTGAGACAAGAATTACTTAGTACATTAATGCCCATTTTTCTTGGAAATCATCCAAACTCTGCTGTTATTTTGCATCATGCGTGGCATGGAAAtactgtaaaaataaaatctatCATCATGCATGCTATGGCAGAGTGGTATATACGTGGAGATCATGACCAAACAAGATTGTCTCGTATTCTTGATGTTGCTCAAGATCTTAAAGCATTAACTCATTTACTCACTGCTCAGTCATACCCATTTGTCATTGATTTAGCTTGTTTGGCTTCGAGaagggaatatttaaaattagaaaagtGGTTAACAGATAAAATTAGAGAACAAGGAGAAGTCTTTGTTACtgcttgtgtaaaatttttacaaagacGTTGTCCTCAAGTGATGGGACCTGGAATAAAGGAAGATCTTACAGTTCCAAAAGCAAGTCAACTTCCGCaagaaacattaacaactatgctTGCTTGCTTGCAAGTGTGTGCAGG gagTGTTTCTCAAGAGTGTTCGGAGGCGATAATGACAATGGTACAAAACTGCAGTTTAATGCTGAGTAAAACTACAATGAGTAGACCTCCACCACCAGGAGTTTTGCGACATCGGGCATTAGAGCCTTTTAATCCAGCTACATTAGGTGGACAG ctGTTTTCCTCTAAACAAGTGGATCCACTCGGAAATTTAAGTTCAAGTCTTGCATCTATGGGTCTAGGATCCAGTCTTGGACCACCAAGCAGTTCTGCATTCAATTTACCTGGTGCTCTTGGACCTTTGGTATCAGCACCTGGGTCTCCTTCACGTCTCATGGGGCCTTCTCAGAGTCCATTTCCAATGTTGCCATTATCTTCTCAATTGCATTCAGGGCCAGTTGGCACACAAGGACCAACTGTCCTTCCTGGCAGTACGACGATTGGAGGATTAGGTCGTCTTGGACCACCTACGGGCATTGAAAAAGCAAGAATACCTGAAACGTCGAATTTATTTCCTGATATGGCGCAAAATGTTTCCAAAGAAATTGAGGATGAAGCCAATAGCTATTTTCAGCGCATATACAATCATCCACCACATCCTACTTTATCAATTGATGAAGTTCTTGACATGTTAAAAAAGTTTCAAGATTCTGGTagtaaaagagaaagagaggtatTTAATTGCATGTTACGGAATTTATTCGAGGAATATCGTTTTTTCCCTCAATATCCCGATAAAGAATTGCAAATCACGGCACAGTTATTTGGTGGAATTATTGAAAGAGGATTGGTTAATAGCTATATGACGCTTGGACTGGCTCTGAGATTTGTTTTGGATGCTCTTAGGAAACCAGAAGGCAGCAAGATGTATTACTTTGGCATAACAGCTTTGGATCGTTTCAAGAGTCGTTTAAAAGACTACCAAACATATTGTGAGCATGTCAGGGCAATTCAGCATTTCAGTGAGTTCCCACCACATTTAATTGAGTATATAGAATATGGATTACAGGGGCAGGAGCCTCCCACGAGACCTCAAGGTCCAGTTCTCCCAAAAACTTTAGCAGCTATGTTAGCACCTGTTACAACACCGTATAAGACTATCACAACAACAACTATAACGACAAGTACTACTCAAGCAAAATCATCCACAACACCTACTACATCTCTCTCAGCCCGA CCTTCAATTgctaatgcaacaaatattgatACATTATTAGTAGCAAcagataaagaagaaaaaattacaacaCCACCAGAAGCATTGCAGGATAAGACAGCATTCATTTTTAACAATCTCAGTCAGCTTAATTTACAACAAAAATGTGACGAAGTTCGAGAAATTGTCACTGAAGAGTATTGGCCTTGGATGGCACAGTATCTAGTAATGAAACGTGCAAGCATAGAACTAAATTTCCATGCTTTGTATTCAAACTTTTTGGACTGTTTAAAATTGCCTGAAGTGAATAAATTGGTTACCAGAGAGACGTTCCGGAATATAAAG GTTTTGTTGCGGAGTGATAAAGGAATAGCAAATTTTTCTGATCGATCACTTCTGAAAAATTTAGGTCACTGGTTAGGAATGTTAACTCTTGGCAGAAATAAGCCCATTTTACAG ATTGATATAGACCTAAAAAGTTTACTTGTTGAAGCATATCATAAAGGTCAACAAGAACTCCTTTATGTAGTTCCCTTTCTTGCTAAAGTACTTGAAAGTTGTGCAAAGAGCCGTGTTTTTCGTCCACCTAATCCTTGGACAATGGCAATAATGAGTGTACTGGCAGAACTTCATCAAGAACCTGATTTAaaactaaatttaaaatttgaaattgaagtACTTTGCAAGAATTTAAGCATTGATGTTGGT GAATTAAAGCCTGCTCTTTATTTGAAAGATCcagaaaaattacgaaatttaGAATATCAATTGTCACACCCTAACAAAAAGTCTGAAGCAAAGAACAATCAACAACAAACCCAAGGTCCTATTGAAGAATTAGTTGGCCCTACTACGACTGGAACAATTGTCCCACAAGCAGCTCCTGCAAATACAACACCGTCTTTACCTACTGGTCCACCAGAACCACGTTTTAATTATATGGATATATCTGTAACAGGCATTGCTAACATTTCTCAGCATATCACCATTAATAATCAG CTACCACTGTTTCAAACACACCCGCATTTAAAACAGTTTGTTCGACAAGCTGTTGAAAGGGCAATTCAAGAATGGATTCATCCTGTTGTTGACCGTTCAATTAAAATAGCTTTAACTACTAGCGAGcaaattgtaaaaaaagatTTTGCATTAGACCCAGAGGAAGTTCGAATGAGAACAGCAGCAAGACATATGGTCCGTAACTTAACTGCTGGAATGGCTATGATCACTTGTCGTGATCAG GTTCTGGCATCAATTAGTACAAATTTAAAACAAGCCTTTCTCACCGCATTGATGGGTACAACTCCACAGCAAAAAGAACTTGCAGAACAAGCAGCTAATGTAGTGGCTACTGACAATATGGAGCTTGCTTGTGCATTTGTACAAAAGACGGCTATTGAGAAGGCTATTCCAGaaatggataagcgtttgttgaATGAGattgaattacgaaaaattgctcGACAAGAAGGAAGAAGATACTGTGATCCTTTAGCTAAATATCAAGCGGAGAGAATGCCTGAGCAAATTAGATTAAAAGTAGGAGGTGTAACACCTCAGCAAATGGCTGTTTATGAAGAATTTGCAAGAAATATTCCAGGATTTTTACCACTTTCTGAACGTGATACACAGGCTCTATTAATGCCGAAACCCGTCACA GAACCTGCTGTAACTGCATTTGCTGCTAATCCAGCAGTTGCAGTAGCAACAGCACAACAGGTTGCTGCTTATGCAGCAGCAGTGAGTAATGATGAAGTTGGAGCTATGTTAGAAAAGCTTGCAGCTGAAGTTGAAGTACTACTTGCTGGAATGGGCCCAGCTGCACCTCCTCCACAACATGCAGCTCTTCATAGTTTGCTAGAATCTATTATCCTGACAAGAAGATCACGAGATGCAGGCGCTGCTATGACACTCCTTAAGAAA GCTGTGGAAGGATTATTAGATGGTCCTACTATTTCAAGCGGTGTGATAGATTCTGAAATTATATTACGATATAGAGAACTTCATTTACGTATTCTGAAGTGTCTTCAAGACCCACGTGCTTATGGCATGCAATGGACAAACAAACACGTCACTCGTTGCTTAACTGAGTGCAGAGAAGAGTTTCGATACAATTTTGATGCTGTCGATTATCTTATaag ATCTCATTTAATTAGTCTTCCACAGTATGACTTATCTTTGGCTCAAGCAATAGATTCTGGAAATGCTATGGCAACAGCATTTGCTATGCAATTGGTGCAGCTTTATTTAATTGATGAAAGACAAACTACACACGTTACTGAATCTGATCTGTTCCACACAATTGAGATATTAGCTAGAATGGCACATCACAGAGCACCACCTGAAGG aatttTGCTCTTCAGATTAACAAGTTTAATAGAATCATTACGCGCCAATCATGATCCAGGTGTATTAGCAGACAGAGAACCTGCTGGACCTACAGCACATATTCATTCTGGAATTCTGCAG gCACGTGATTTTGATGATCCACCCGGATTAATGGAAAAAACGGAGTATTTATTACGTGAATGGGTTTCAATGCATCACAATCCAACGCATGCACGTGATCCTACGAAAGCTTTTGGAATGTTTGTTCACCAAATGAATGTTCATGGAATTCTAAAAACCGATGACCATATAACAAGATTCTTTAAATTAAGCACTCAAATGTGCGTTGATATGTGTTATCGTGCTTTAGCTGAGACAAATTCAGCTCCATCTATTGTTCGTGCAAAGTGTTTCCATTCGTTGGATGCGTTTGTCCGTTTGGTCGCACTTTTAGTAAAGCATTCTGGTGACAGTACAAATACTCATACGAAGATTAATTTGCTAAACAAGGTTTTAGGAATTGTTGCTGGCGTATTATTGCAGGATCATGAGATACGTGGAACAGATTTTCAACAACTGCCCTATCACAGAATATTCATTATGCTCTTCTTGGAACTTTGTGCTCCTGAGCCTGTATTAGAAGCAGTAAATTATCAAGTGTTAACTGCTTTCTGTCATACTTTGCATATACTTAGACCGGCCAAAGCTTCAGGATTCTGTTACGCTTGGCTAGAACTGGTTTCACATAGAGTTTTCATTGGACGCATGCTCGCGATTACGCCACAACAAAAATGTTGGGGAATGTACGCGCAGCTTTTAATCGACTTATTCAAATACCTTGCACCTTATCTTCGAAATGCTGAACTTGCAAAACCTGTTACATTATTGTACAAAGGAACTCTTAGAGTATTACTGGTGTTATTACACGATTTTCCTGAATTTCTTTGTGATTATCATTATGGATTTTGTGATGTAATTCCACCGAATTGTATACAAATGAGGAATCTTATTTTAAGTGCATTCCCAAGAAATATGCGCTTACCAGATCCATTTACACCGAACTTGAAGGTTGATATGCTACAAGAAATAGCACATGCTCCGCGAGTGTTGACCAATTTTGCGTCCATGATACAACCACTCAGTTTCAAAAAGGAGCTTGATTCGTATCTAAAGGCACGTGCTCCAGTCACCTTCCTTTCTGAACTGCGCAGTAATTTACAAGTATCTCAAGAAGCTGGTGTTCGCTATAATATTCAATTAATGAATGCTCTAGTACTTTATGTTGGGACACAAGCTATAGCTTTCATTCGTAGCAAAGGACATACACCAAATATGTCTACTATCGCACATTCTGCACATATGGATATATTCCAAAACTTAGCAGTTGATCTTGATACAGAAGGACGTTATTTGTTCTTAAACGCAATTGCGAATCAACTTCGGTATCCCAATAGTCATACGCATTATTTTAGTTGCACACTTTTGTACTTGTTTGCTGAAGCTAACACCGAAGCGATACAGGAACAAATTACGAGAGTTCTTCTCGAAAGACTTATTGTAAATAGACCTCATCCATGGGGTCTTCTTATCACCTTCATTGAACTGATTAAAAATCCAACATACAAATTCTGGACGCACGAGTTTGTTCACTGTGCACCAGAAATTGAAAA ATTATTCGAGTCAGTAGCTCGATCGTGTATGGTTCAAAAACAAGTACAGCCCACTCCGGAACCGGAAATCCCTGAGTGA